TGTTTTACCAGTTCTCCGCCTCCTTCTCCGATGGCCATGGTCCCCAAAGCTCCATACCGGGTATGGCTGTCAGAGCCAAGGATCATGCGCCCGCAGCCGGCCATCATCTCCCTCATGTACTGATGGATGACCGCAATATGTGGCGGAACAAAGATCCCGCCGTATTTTTTTGCAGCGGAAAGCCCGAATACGTGGTCATCCTCGTTAATGGTGCCGCCGACTGCGCATAAGGAGTTATGGCAGTTGGTCATAATGTATGGAATAGGAAATTCTTCAAGCCCTGATGCACGGGCTGTCTGGATAATTCCTACAAATGTAATATCATGGGAGGCCATGGAATCAAACCGGAGCTTTAAATGATCCATGTTATCAGAAGTATTGTGCTCTTTTAGAATGGAGTAGGCGATGGTACCCTTTTTTGCCTCAGTCTTATCTGCAGCTTTTCCTGTAAGGGCGGCCATTTTTAATGTTTCCTGTTCCGGAACCAGCCTGGTTCCATGAACAAGATAGGCCCCGCCGTCATACAATTTTACCATATGCTATCTTTCCTCTCTTTTTTTGTAGGAAACAGTTTCTCCTACGTATTTTGTCGCCGGACGCATGATTCTTCCATCATACAGCTTGTTTTCGATATTATGCGCCAGCCAGCCTGCCATACGTGAGCAGACAAACAGAGGCGTATACATATCTTCCGGTATCTGTAACATATTATAAGCGAAACCACTATAGAAGTCTACATTGTTTGACAGTGGTTTTCCGTTGACCGCCAGACAAGCTTTGGCCACCTTTTCAAACTTTGTAAGGAACTCATATTCATCTTCCCTGTTTTTCTGTTTGGCAAGCTTTTCGCAGCAGACCTTTAACAGATCCGCCCTGGGATCGGAAACCGTATAAACTGCGTGGCCAAGTCCGTATACAAGGCCGGTATTATCATAGAAATCCTTTGAAAGGATCTTGTGGATCACTGCCTTCATCTGGGCTTCCGTTGCTTTTAAGCCGATTTCCTTTTCAATGGCCTTGATCATTTCACTGCAGCATATATTGGCACCGCCGTGCTTTGGTCCCTTTAAGGAGCCGATCGAAGCGGAGATGGCCGAATAAATATCGGTTCCTGTGGAAGATATGACTACATTGGTAAAGGTGGAATTGTTTCCGCCGCCATGGTCTGCATGGATCATCAGCATCACATCCAAAAGATCAGCTTCCTGCGCGGTAAAAATCCCGTCTTTTCGCAGCATGTATAGAATGTTTTCTGCCATGGAATATTCCGGCTTTGGATAATGTATGATCAGACTGCCTCTGTCATAGTAATGGACCTTGCTCTGATATGCATAGACGGAAAGAGAAGGAAGCTTTGCCAGGATGTTGATTCCCTTTAAAAGAGTATCATAGGGGTCCACATTATCCGGCTCCTCATCATAATCGTAAAGAGCCAGGATGCTTTGCTGAAGGCTGTTCATCAAATTACGGGAAGGGGTGCGGAGCATATTTTTTTCCAGGAACTCATCAGGGAGAAGGTAGTTCTGGCTAAGAATGGATGTGAATTCCCTTAATTCTTTCCTGGAGGGAAGATAGCCAAAAAGGAGTAAAAACGAAGTCTCTTCAAAGCCATAGCGTTCATTGTTCTTTCCGCCTACCAGGTTCCCGATCTCGATTCCCCGGTAATAGAGCTTGCCAGGAACGTTGACCTTTTTTCCGTCTTGGATTTCATAGCCGACTACATCAGATACGCGGGTCAGGCCCACCCGGACTCCGGTACCGTCTTCGTTGCGGAGCCCTTTTTTTACATTGTGCTCCTTAAATAAATTGTTTGGAATATCCGTAAAATTAGAGGATTTACCAAAGGTCTGAGCGATAAAAAAGTTGTTCATGGAACGATCTCTCCTTTTTTTATTAAGCCACAGCCATAAAGGCGGGTACCTGTTTATAGAAAAGCAGCGCAAAAGGATTTCTCCGGCGCTGCCTCCATTGGCAAGAACGTGACTTGATTTATGTTGTTGGGTAGTTTAACATGGAAAAGTATCAAAGTCAATAACTTGTTACAATCACAACCAAAATATTGTTATTACGTCAGGATGAAGACTGGTTTTTAACAGAAAGGCAGAAAATCCTGTTTTAAGTTTTTCAAGCATATTTTTATGGTTTTCTCCACATCATATGGAAATACCCTGCAAATGTGCCATTACGCCCGAAAAAGCGGGGCGGACGCTGCCAGGAAAGCGTGGGATAAAGAGTAATCCATCAAATTTACAGTAAAACAGGAGGTTTTTAAGGTGAGAGAGTATCAAGATAGAAATAACGGGAAGAACGAAGAAACAGAGGAAAGACAGAATAACCAGAATGAGTCTTCCGATAATACGCGCAAGGAAAATCTTGATGAAAAGAAAACGGAAAAAGATATTGAACAGAAAGAGGATGAAAGGCTGGAAGAATATGGCCAGATGACCCTGGATGATAATGCAGGCAAGCGGAAGATCCATCTGATCTCCATTATCGGGGAGGTGGAAGGCCATGAAAATTTATCCGGCAACAGCAAGGCTACAAAATATGATCACATTCTCCCGAAGCTTGCCGAGATTGAAGATGATGATTCTGTGGAAGGGCTTTTGGTCCTTTTAAATACTTCCGGCGGTGACGTGGATGCAGGCCTTGCAATAGCGGAGATGATCGCTTCCTTAAGCATTCCTACCGTTTCCCTGGTTCTTGGAGGAAGCCATTCCATTGGAGTTCCCTTAGCAGTTTGTACGGATTATTCCTTTATCGTACCAACCGGAACCATGATGGTTCATCCCGTAAGAATGACGGGAATGGTAATCGGTGCTTCCCAGACTTATGAATATTTTGAAATGATACAGGACAGGATCTTAAGCTTTGTTTCCAGCCATGCAAAAATTGCCTACGACCAGTTAAAACGCCTTATGCTGAATACGGAAATGCTCACCAGAGACTTGGGAACCGTGCTGGTCGGTGAGGAAACGGTAAAAGAAGGCCTGATTAATGAAGTGGGCGGAATCAAGGATGCTTTAAAAAAATTATATGAACTGATGGAAACTGCTTCCCGTTAAACGTTGCAATTCTCCCGATTTTTTTGTATACTGTTACCAACGGATAGAAGGGGGAAGTATTGTGCCTGAGACAACGAAGAAACGGACTACAGCAAAAAAAGGAAAAAACGGGAGAACAAGAAATACAACCGCCAAAAAAAATGTGGTTTTGCCGGAACCAGAATTTATCCATTCAGAGGTCGTAATCATTATGTCATTTTTGGCTGCGGCCATACTGTTTTTCAGTAACTTTCATTTATGCGGAATGGTTGGAGATTTTCTGCGCAGCGTACAGCTTGGTATATTTGGAAGTGTGGGATATGTTGCGCCTGTGCTGCTGTTTGCAGGAACAGCGTTTTACATCTCCAACCAGGGAAATCCCAGGGCCGCTTTTAAACTGGCGTCTTTTATACTGGCGCTGGTTTCTTTGTGTGGATTTTTACAGCTTCTTTTTGGAACAAAGGGCGGCGAGGGAATGGGACTTGCCGATATTTATTTTGAGGCTTCCGTAAGCGGAAGAGGCGGCGGCATTATAGGCGGCCTTCTGGCCGGAGGGCTTACCTCTATCATTGGTGTTGTGGGAGCCTATTTGGTGATAGGAGTCCTTCTTATTATATCTGCAGTCTGCATTACGGAAAAATCTTTTGTAGATATTGTGAAAAAGGGAGGCGGAAAGGCATACCGCCATGCCAGGGATAATGTGGACATGCACATGGAAATCCATGCAATACGCCAGGAAGCCCGTAAAAAGCTTTTGGAAGAGAAAAAGCTTCGGGGAGTCAATCTGGAAGCCACGAAGCTGGTGGCGGCCCAGGAGGAAGGCTATGAGGAAGATCTGGCTGAGGAAGTTCCTGACAGCCTTGCCGATGATATTATGGCCCAGGCAGACAGGCTGTCTGCCGTAACTTCTGCGGAAGCAAACGAACCCAATCCTGCTGATGTTTTCCGTGGCAGTTTTTCTCCTGTCCCGGAAAATGAAGAGGATATTGTTCCCTTTGATCCCGATGTGGAAGCAGCTCCGCTTACAGAGGCATTAGAAGAATCTTCTATATATATGAAGAAAGAAGTGAAAACCTTAAAGGAAATGGAGGTCGTGGAAGAGGAATTCTATCCTGAGGAAGGACATGATACCTTTTCCATTCCAGAAGAGCCAAAACAGGTGGTCACCGCTTCCGGCAAAGTGATAGAGACAGATACAGAAGCTCTTCAGAAAAAGTTAGAAAAGAAGCGGGAAGAAGCGGAAAAGGAAGATGGTTTAAGTGTCACCCAGGAAATCAGGCAAAAGCAGGAGATTGTGAAAAAGGAATATAAGTATCCGCCTCTTTCCCTGCTTAAAAAGGGAAAATCAGGGGTCTTTTCCGACCGGGAATACAAGGAAACTGCCATCAAGCTTCAGCGGACTCTTCAGAATTTTGGTGTCGGAGTTACGGTCACTAATATAAGCTGCGGGCCTTCTGTAACCAGGTATGAGCTTCATCCGGAGCAGGGAGTAAAGGTCAGTAAGATCGTAAGCCTGGCGGATGATATTAAATTGAGCCTGGCGGCCGCTGACATCCGAATTGAAGCTCCCATACCGGGAAAATCGGCGGTGGGCATCGAGGTGCCCAATAAAGAAAACCAAATGGTATACCTGCGGGATATTCTGGAGGCGGACGGCTTTCAGAAGCATTCCTCAAAAATTGCTTTTGCGGTGGGTAAGGATATCGGCGGACAGGTGGTTGTCACTGACATTGCAAAGATGCCCCATCTATTAATCGCCGGAGCCACAGGTTCCGGTAAATCCGTCTGTATCAACACGTTGATCATGAGCATTATCTTTAAAGCGGATCCTGAGGATGTGAAACTGATCATGGTGGACCCCAAGGTGGTGGAATTAAGTGTTTATAATGGGATTCCCCATTTGCTGCTCCCTGTGGTCACTGACCCGAAAAAGGCTTCTGGAGCTCTTAACTGGGCGGTGGCGGAGATGACGGACCGTTATAATAAGTTTGCCCAGTATAATGTCAGGGAAATCAAGGGATATAACAAAAAAGTAGAGAGCATAAAAGACATTGAAGATGAGAATAAGCCCCAAAAGATGCCTCAGATCGTCATCATTATCGACGAGCTTGCGGATCTTATGATGGTAGCGCCCGGAGAAGTGGAAGATTCCATCTGCCGTCTGGCCCAGCTTGCCAGAGCTGCAGGCATTCATCTTGTCATTGCAACCCAGCGTCCGTCGGTCAACGTCATAACAGGTCTTATTAAGGCCAATGTTCCATCCAGGGTAGCCTTTGCGGTTTCTTCCGGAGTGGATTCCAGGACCATTATTGATATGAACGGAGCGGAGAAGCTTCTTGGAAAAGGTGATATGCTGTTTTATCCGGCAGGATACCCAAAACCAATGCGTGTTCAGGGTGCATTTGTATCGGATTCCGAAGTCTCCAAGGTTGTGGAATTCTTAACGGAGCAGGGGCTTACAGCAGATTATAATCCGGAAGTGGAGAACATGATCGCTTCCGCG
The nucleotide sequence above comes from Lacrimispora sp. BS-2. Encoded proteins:
- a CDS encoding DNA translocase FtsK, translating into MSFLAAAILFFSNFHLCGMVGDFLRSVQLGIFGSVGYVAPVLLFAGTAFYISNQGNPRAAFKLASFILALVSLCGFLQLLFGTKGGEGMGLADIYFEASVSGRGGGIIGGLLAGGLTSIIGVVGAYLVIGVLLIISAVCITEKSFVDIVKKGGGKAYRHARDNVDMHMEIHAIRQEARKKLLEEKKLRGVNLEATKLVAAQEEGYEEDLAEEVPDSLADDIMAQADRLSAVTSAEANEPNPADVFRGSFSPVPENEEDIVPFDPDVEAAPLTEALEESSIYMKKEVKTLKEMEVVEEEFYPEEGHDTFSIPEEPKQVVTASGKVIETDTEALQKKLEKKREEAEKEDGLSVTQEIRQKQEIVKKEYKYPPLSLLKKGKSGVFSDREYKETAIKLQRTLQNFGVGVTVTNISCGPSVTRYELHPEQGVKVSKIVSLADDIKLSLAAADIRIEAPIPGKSAVGIEVPNKENQMVYLRDILEADGFQKHSSKIAFAVGKDIGGQVVVTDIAKMPHLLIAGATGSGKSVCINTLIMSIIFKADPEDVKLIMVDPKVVELSVYNGIPHLLLPVVTDPKKASGALNWAVAEMTDRYNKFAQYNVREIKGYNKKVESIKDIEDENKPQKMPQIVIIIDELADLMMVAPGEVEDSICRLAQLARAAGIHLVIATQRPSVNVITGLIKANVPSRVAFAVSSGVDSRTIIDMNGAEKLLGKGDMLFYPAGYPKPMRVQGAFVSDSEVSKVVEFLTEQGLTADYNPEVENMIASAPAGGEIKGGGNDRDEYFVQAGKFIIEKDKASIGMLQRMFKIGFNRAARIMDQLAEAGVVGEEEGTKPRKVLMSMEEFDEMLSQGY
- a CDS encoding citrate synthase; the encoded protein is MNNFFIAQTFGKSSNFTDIPNNLFKEHNVKKGLRNEDGTGVRVGLTRVSDVVGYEIQDGKKVNVPGKLYYRGIEIGNLVGGKNNERYGFEETSFLLLFGYLPSRKELREFTSILSQNYLLPDEFLEKNMLRTPSRNLMNSLQQSILALYDYDEEPDNVDPYDTLLKGINILAKLPSLSVYAYQSKVHYYDRGSLIIHYPKPEYSMAENILYMLRKDGIFTAQEADLLDVMLMIHADHGGGNNSTFTNVVISSTGTDIYSAISASIGSLKGPKHGGANICCSEMIKAIEKEIGLKATEAQMKAVIHKILSKDFYDNTGLVYGLGHAVYTVSDPRADLLKVCCEKLAKQKNREDEYEFLTKFEKVAKACLAVNGKPLSNNVDFYSGFAYNMLQIPEDMYTPLFVCSRMAGWLAHNIENKLYDGRIMRPATKYVGETVSYKKREER
- a CDS encoding ATP-dependent Clp protease proteolytic subunit, with product MREYQDRNNGKNEETEERQNNQNESSDNTRKENLDEKKTEKDIEQKEDERLEEYGQMTLDDNAGKRKIHLISIIGEVEGHENLSGNSKATKYDHILPKLAEIEDDDSVEGLLVLLNTSGGDVDAGLAIAEMIASLSIPTVSLVLGGSHSIGVPLAVCTDYSFIVPTGTMMVHPVRMTGMVIGASQTYEYFEMIQDRILSFVSSHAKIAYDQLKRLMLNTEMLTRDLGTVLVGEETVKEGLINEVGGIKDALKKLYELMETASR